The window ACTCCGGGTCGACCCGTACGCCCGGGGCGGCCTGCCGTACGACACCGGCGACGAAGGTGCCGTGCCCGCCCTGCAGGGCCAGTTGGGTGCCGCCGAGGTACAGCGGGTCCTCGTCGTCGGGCTCCGGCAGGTAGCTGCCGCCGAGCCAGTCCGGGTGCACGTCGCCGGCCAGCCGCCAGATGCCGGTGTCGCAGACGCCGACCGTGACGTCGGCCCCTTCACCGAGCCGGGCCGGGTCCGGCGGTGGCAGCGCGGCCGCGACCCGTGGTGGCCCGCCGGGGTTGCCCATGATGTTGCCGAAGCCGAGCAGTACGTGGTGTGGCTGCACCTGTGGGGCCCGCCCGCCGGGCCACTGGCGCGGGTCGCGGAGCTGGTCGACCACAGCCGGGACGTCGGTTTCCCGGTCGAAGCGCAGCCGGCCGACCTGGGCGAAACCGTCGTCCTCGGTGACCTGGTGGCCGTCGGCGCGCAGCCGGGCCGCCACCCGGTCCACGTCGGCCGGGGCGACCAGTAGTTGCCGGGGGCGGTAGAGGAACTCCTTGCCGGCTGTCGCGGTGTACCGCCGTACCGCCGGGTGAGCGGCCAGGATCTCCAGGAACGCCCGTTGATAGCTCTGGTCGAGGGACCGGTCGGCGGGTCCTGGCGCGCCGGCCTGGCCGGTCAGGTGCGACCAGCTGGTCGCCGGGTCGAGGGGCAGCAGCGCGGCGGCCAACGCGGACCACCCCAGCAGCCGCCGGCGGGAGACTTGCCCGGGGAGACCCGGCACGGGGTGACGGTGGTCGGACGACACCTGACCCTCCAAGCGGGTGGGAGACGGGGCCGGCACCACGAGGGCGACCACAGAAGGTTACGGGACCGACACGATTATTTCAAAGGATAGTTAGGTGTCAATTAAGTGACTGGCGCCCGGGTGCCGGCGTTGACCCGGGGTGCACGGGTGGGGAATTCTCTGTCTTGTGACCGAACGCGCCGATTCCGGTGTCGACCTGGCACAGCGGGCCCTGGACACGGTCCAGCGCTACCCACACGAGGCCATCTCGATCGCCCACCGGGTGCTTGCCGACGCACCCGACGCCCACACCCGGTCCACTGCGGAACGCGCCATCGGCCTGGCGTTACGCGAGCTCAACGACCTGACCGGCGCGGCACTCCACCTGCGTCGGGCGGTACGGGCCGGGGACGACGCCCGGCTGCGGGCACTGGCCCGGATGAGCCTCGGCTACGTACTGGCCAGTGCCGGCCGGACCACCGCCGCGCTGCGGGTCGTCACCCTGGCCCTGCCGCAGCTGACCGGCGCCGACGCCGGTCGGGCCCGGATGCAGCGCGGCGTGGTGCTGCACTACCGGGGCCGGTTCGACGAAGCGGTCCGCGACTACGACCAGGCGGTGGAGATCGCCCGCCGCGAGGGCGACCTGCTGCTGGAGGCGCGCGCCCGCAACAACCGGGGGCTGCTCAACGCCCACCTCAACGCCCACCTCGACGCCGACACCGACGACGACCTGAACCGCGCCGCGGCCATCTTCAGTCAGCTCGGGCTGGACCTGGCCGCCGCCGACGCCCGGTGGAACAGCGGCATCGCCACCGGACAACGCGGCGACGTGGCCGGCGCGCTGCACTGTTTCGCCGAGGTCGACAACGAGTACCGCCGGCTCGCGGTGCCCCGCCCCGCGCTGCTGCTGGACCGCTTCGAGCTGCTGCTGTCCGTACCGCTGATCGACGAGGCGGTCACGGTGGCCGAGACCGCCGTGACCGAGCTGCGCCGGCTCGGGATGGCCTCGGACCTGGCCGAGGCGCTGCTCGCCCAGGCGCGGGCCGCGCTGCTCGCCGGCGACCTGGCCACCGCGGCCGACACCGCCGGGGCGGCGCGTAGCCGGTTCCGACGGCAGGGCCGGCGAGCCTGGGCCACCCTCGCCCGGCACGTCGAGCTACGGGCCGGGTACGCCCGGGGCACCCGGTCCCCCGCGCTGCTCGCCGCGATGATCCGTACCGCCGATCAGCTCGACGCCACCGGCTGGCCCGGACCGGCGCTGACCAGCAGGATCGAGGCCGCCCGGCTGGCCACCACGCTGGGCCGGCACAGCCGGGCGGTCGAACTGCTGGAGGTCGCGGCGGACGCCCGGCGTCGGGGCACCGCACCGCGGCGGGCCCAGGGGTGGTACGCCCTGGCGTTGCGCCACCGGCTGGCCGGCGACGAGTCCGGGGCGACCCGCGCGCTGCGCCACGGTCTGGCCGTACTCGACGGGCACCGCGCCTCGCTCGGCGCGACCGAGCTGCGGGCCAACAGCGGGACGTACGGCAAGGAGCTGGCCGCCGAAGGTCTGGACATCGCGATCCGGCGGGGCGCACCGGCGCAGGTGCTGACCTGGGCGGAACGGTGGCGGGCCAACGCGCTGCGGATGCGGCGGGTCTCACCGCCACCGGATCCGGACCTGGCCACCGCGCTGACCGAGCTGCGGATGGTCAGCGCCGCACTGGAGGACGCGCTGCTGGCTGGCAACCCGGTGCAGACGCTGCGCGGCAGTCAGGCCCGGCTGGAGCAGCGGATCCGGGAGCTGACCCGAGGGGTCAACGGTGGCGGCGAACTGCTCGCGCCGCCCGGGGTCACCGACCTCGCCACGGCGCTCGGTGCCGCCGTACTGCTGGAGCTGGTGGCGCACGGCGAACGGCTGCTCGCGGTGCTGGTCCACGACGGCCGGCCGACGCTGCACGATCTCGGGTCGCTGACCGACGCGGTGCGGGTGGCCCGGCTGCACCGGTTCGGGTTGCGCCGGCTGGTCACCACCGGCGACAGCGCCGACGCCGAGGCCGGGGTGCGGCATACCGCCGGCGCGTTGGACCGGCAACTGTTCGATCCGGTACGCGACCTGATCGCCGACCGGCCGTTGGTGATCGTGCCGATCGGCGAGCTGCACGCCGTACCGTGGTCGGGTCTGCCGACCTGTGCGGGCCGGGCGGTGACCGTGGCACCGTCGGCGACGGCGTGGCTGCGGGCCACCGGCCGGCGCACCGGCGGGGCAGACCCGCAGCCTGCCGGCGGACCGGCGGTGCTGGTGGCCGGGCCGCGGCTGCCGGCCGCCGAGACCGAGGTACGGCAGCTCAGTGCGGTGCTGCCCGGCTCCCGCACGCTCACCGGGGCCGCCGCCACCGCCGACGCGGTGACCGGGGCGCTCAACGGCGCGCGGCTGGCGCACATCGCCGCGCACGGGCGGTTCCGGGCGGACAACCCGCTATTCTCCACACTGGAGCTAGCTGACGGACCGTTGACCGCGTACGAACTGGAGCGGATCACCAGCCCGCCCGGTTGCGTGGTGTTGTCGGCCTGTGATTCCGGGCTGGCCGGGGTCCGCCCCGGCGACGAGGTGATGGGCTTCACCGCAGTGCTGCTGGCGCTGGGCGCCCGCTGCCTGATCGCGACGGTGCTGCCGGTGCCGGGCGAGCTGACCACCGCGCTGATGCTGGAGCTGCACGGCGAGATGCTGGCCGGGCATGCTCCGGCGGTGGCGCTGGCGCGGGCGCAGCAGGCGTTCGCCGCCGGGCCGGACGGTGGGGCCGGGCCGGACGGTGGGGCCGCAGCCCGGCACGCGACGGCGGCCGCTTTTGTCTGCTTCGGCGCCGGCTAGCCACCAACCCATTGACACGTTTCGCTTAATTGTTCGAAACTTGTCGCAGTGACATCAGTGATCTTCGATTGATGTCACTGCCATCACCTAGCCGGAAGGGAGAGCCCTGGTGACCATAAACTCGGGCCGCTCGAAGCTCCGTTCGGCGGTCGTCGTGTTGTCCACAGCAGCCCTCGCGGTCGCTGGAGCCATGACAGCACTGGCGGGAACCCACACCGCCGACGCCGCCGTTGGCAGCCTCGCCTTCGCCTCGGACGTCGAGGACGAGGGCGCCGACTGCCCCGTACCCAATCCAGGTTCCTTCAGCCCCAATTCCCGGCTTCCGGATCCGTTCCGGAAGATCGACGGTTCACGGATCACCACAAAGGCCGAGTGGGTCTGCCGGCGGGCCGAGATCCGGGAGCAGGCCGAACGGTACGTCTACGGTGACAAGCCGGCCAAGCCGGCCACCGTCACCGGCACCGTGACCAGCTCCACCATCACGGTGAACGTCTCGCACAACGGCCGCAGCTCCAGCTTCTCGGCCAGCGTGCAACTGCCCAGCGGCGCCGGACCCCACCCGGCCGTCATCGTCTACGGCGGATTCGGCGCGGACACCGCCACCATCCGGTCCGCCGGTGCCGCCGTGATCAGCTTCGACCCGTTCTCCGTCGGCCAGGAGGGCACCGGACGCAGCAACAAGCAGGGTGCCTTCTACAGCATCTACGGCTCGTCCAGCAGCACCGGACTGCTGATGGCCTGGGCGTGGGGCGTCAGCCGGATCATCGACGTCATCGAGCAGTCCGGCGGCAACATCCTGCGGACCGACATCGGGGTCACCGGCTGCTCCCGCTTCGGCAAGGGGGCCTTCGTAGCCGGCGTCTTCGACCAACGGGTCGCGCTGACCATGCCGATCGAATCGGGCAGCGGTGGTGCGCCGGCCTTTCGCGCGATCGCTCAGGAAGCCGGGGCGCAGCCGCTGAGCAGCGCGTACGGCGAGCAGCCATGGCTCGGCGACGCGTTCGGCTCGTACACCGGCAACCCGGCCGGCCTGCCGGTGGACACCCACCAGATGGTCGGCATGGTCGCCCCGCGTGGCCTGTTCATCATGGAGAACCCGCACATCGACTGGCTGGCAGCCCAGTCTGGCAGCGTCGCCGCGCTCGGCGGCGCCGAGGTCTACCGCGCGCTCGGGGCGTACGAGAACATCACCTACTGGTCCGCCGTCTCCGACGGCACCCACTGCGCCAGCCGGTCGGAGTGGCGCACCCCGCTGCAGCAGCACATCCAGAAGTACCTGCTGAACACCGGCAGCGCGGCCGGCACCTTCCGGATCGCCAGCAACAAGTCCGGCAACCTGGCCCAGTGGCGGGACTGGACGACGCCGACCCTCGCCGACGGCCCAACCACCCCGCCGCCGACCACGGCTCCACCGACGACTCCACCACCGACCACCGCACCGCCGACGACTCCACCACCGACCACCGCACCGCCGACGACTCCACCACCCACCACCCCACCGCCGACGACTCCACCACCGGCTGGCGGCTGCACGGCGACGGTGTCGGTCAACCAGTGGCCGGGCGGCTTCGTCGCCACCGTACGGGTGACCGCCGGCTCCTCGCCGGTCAACGGCTGGTCGGTCACCATGGCCCTGCCGTCGGGCGCCAACGTGACCAACGCCTGGAACGCCAGCCGGAGCGGTAACAGCGGCACCGTCCAGTTCAGCAACGTCAGCTACAACGGCAACATCGGTGCCGGCCAGTCGACCGAGTTCGGCTTCCAGGGCACCGGTACCGGCACCGGCATGACCCCCACCTGCTCAGCCGGGTAGTCCGCTTGCGGAACCATGAGGACCCCGTCGGGGGGTGGTCGACGACAAGCCGGCCACCCCCACGGCGAGGTCCTCACTTTGGTACCTGGATCGAGGCGCCTGGATCAACTCACGAGATCACGGGTGACCTCCGGCGAGTTGATCAGAGCCCGCACCCCCACCGCTCCTGCATCTTGATCAGGATCGGCATGCTCTGGGTCACCACACCGTCCGTCAGCGTCATCTCGGCCCGGTACTCGCCGAAGTCCAGCGGCGGCAGGGTCATCGCCACCCAGGCGATGCCGACATACCGGTCGCCGTTCGACCCCGGCGCGATCGGATGCGGCAGGCCGTAGTCCGTACCCTCGGGCAGACCGTGCATGTCGACGTGCAGGGGCGCCGACCACGAGCCGGCGACGAATCCAACGAAGTACGTGAAGTTGGACTGGTTGGCCGGGAGACAGACTCGCTGCTCGGAGTCGGCCAGATCCCAGGTCGCCTGCGAGGTGCCGGCGGCGGGGGCCGGAGCCGCCGAACCTGC is drawn from Micromonospora sp. Llam0 and contains these coding sequences:
- a CDS encoding S8 family serine peptidase — encoded protein: MPGLPGQVSRRRLLGWSALAAALLPLDPATSWSHLTGQAGAPGPADRSLDQSYQRAFLEILAAHPAVRRYTATAGKEFLYRPRQLLVAPADVDRVAARLRADGHQVTEDDGFAQVGRLRFDRETDVPAVVDQLRDPRQWPGGRAPQVQPHHVLLGFGNIMGNPGGPPRVAAALPPPDPARLGEGADVTVGVCDTGIWRLAGDVHPDWLGGSYLPEPDDEDPLYLGGTQLALQGGHGTFVAGVVRQAAPGVRVDPESALDANGIGDEEGLIAAIGRLGPKVSVINLSLGYFTQHDQPPLPLANALAALPKTTAVVAAAGNAGTSRPSWPAALPGVLAVAALDATDGVPVPADYSSYGSWVDASAYGDRTSTYVDGEMVLPGQPVLHFDGFAAWAGTSFATGHVSGRLAALMTSAGLDAAAAAAVLTAGPAWHPDYGVLVG
- a CDS encoding CHAT domain-containing protein yields the protein MTERADSGVDLAQRALDTVQRYPHEAISIAHRVLADAPDAHTRSTAERAIGLALRELNDLTGAALHLRRAVRAGDDARLRALARMSLGYVLASAGRTTAALRVVTLALPQLTGADAGRARMQRGVVLHYRGRFDEAVRDYDQAVEIARREGDLLLEARARNNRGLLNAHLNAHLDADTDDDLNRAAAIFSQLGLDLAAADARWNSGIATGQRGDVAGALHCFAEVDNEYRRLAVPRPALLLDRFELLLSVPLIDEAVTVAETAVTELRRLGMASDLAEALLAQARAALLAGDLATAADTAGAARSRFRRQGRRAWATLARHVELRAGYARGTRSPALLAAMIRTADQLDATGWPGPALTSRIEAARLATTLGRHSRAVELLEVAADARRRGTAPRRAQGWYALALRHRLAGDESGATRALRHGLAVLDGHRASLGATELRANSGTYGKELAAEGLDIAIRRGAPAQVLTWAERWRANALRMRRVSPPPDPDLATALTELRMVSAALEDALLAGNPVQTLRGSQARLEQRIRELTRGVNGGGELLAPPGVTDLATALGAAVLLELVAHGERLLAVLVHDGRPTLHDLGSLTDAVRVARLHRFGLRRLVTTGDSADAEAGVRHTAGALDRQLFDPVRDLIADRPLVIVPIGELHAVPWSGLPTCAGRAVTVAPSATAWLRATGRRTGGADPQPAGGPAVLVAGPRLPAAETEVRQLSAVLPGSRTLTGAAATADAVTGALNGARLAHIAAHGRFRADNPLFSTLELADGPLTAYELERITSPPGCVVLSACDSGLAGVRPGDEVMGFTAVLLALGARCLIATVLPVPGELTTALMLELHGEMLAGHAPAVALARAQQAFAAGPDGGAGPDGGAAARHATAAAFVCFGAG
- a CDS encoding cellulose binding domain-containing protein, whose product is MTINSGRSKLRSAVVVLSTAALAVAGAMTALAGTHTADAAVGSLAFASDVEDEGADCPVPNPGSFSPNSRLPDPFRKIDGSRITTKAEWVCRRAEIREQAERYVYGDKPAKPATVTGTVTSSTITVNVSHNGRSSSFSASVQLPSGAGPHPAVIVYGGFGADTATIRSAGAAVISFDPFSVGQEGTGRSNKQGAFYSIYGSSSSTGLLMAWAWGVSRIIDVIEQSGGNILRTDIGVTGCSRFGKGAFVAGVFDQRVALTMPIESGSGGAPAFRAIAQEAGAQPLSSAYGEQPWLGDAFGSYTGNPAGLPVDTHQMVGMVAPRGLFIMENPHIDWLAAQSGSVAALGGAEVYRALGAYENITYWSAVSDGTHCASRSEWRTPLQQHIQKYLLNTGSAAGTFRIASNKSGNLAQWRDWTTPTLADGPTTPPPTTAPPTTPPPTTAPPTTPPPTTAPPTTPPPTTPPPTTPPPAGGCTATVSVNQWPGGFVATVRVTAGSSPVNGWSVTMALPSGANVTNAWNASRSGNSGTVQFSNVSYNGNIGAGQSTEFGFQGTGTGTGMTPTCSAG
- a CDS encoding DUF5980 family protein, whose protein sequence is MRLSSRSVKVALAVATGLALTLAISPSTASAAGGAGSAAPAPAAGTSQATWDLADSEQRVCLPANQSNFTYFVGFVAGSWSAPLHVDMHGLPEGTDYGLPHPIAPGSNGDRYVGIAWVAMTLPPLDFGEYRAEMTLTDGVVTQSMPILIKMQERWGCGL